The Primulina eburnea isolate SZY01 chromosome 6, ASM2296580v1, whole genome shotgun sequence genome contains a region encoding:
- the LOC140834045 gene encoding aquaporin TIP1-3-like: MPITRISIGTPAEASKPDAIKAAVAEFISMLIFVFAGEGSGMAFAKLTTGGGSTPDGLIAAAIAHAFALFVAVSVGANISGGHVNPAVTFGALVGGHITLFRSILYWIAQLLGAVVACLLLKFSTGGLETSAFALSSGVSVWNALVFEIVMTFGLVYTVYATAVDPKKGGVRIPCCGERNSTV; this comes from the exons ATGCCGATTACTAGAATATCGATCGGAACACCGGCGGAGGCCAGCAAACCTGATGCCATCAAGGCCGCCGTGGCTGAGTTTATTTCGATGCTCATTTTCGTTTTCGCCGGTGAAGGCTCGGGCATGGCGTTTG CTAAGCTAACTACCGGCGGAGGAAGTACGCCTGACGGCCTGATCGCGGCGGCCATAGCCCACGCATTCGCGCTCTTCGTGGCAGTTTCCGTGGGTGCCAACATCTCCGGCGGCCATGTAAATCCCGCCGTCACCTTCGGTGCCTTAGTGGGTGGTCACATAACACTTTTCAGGAGCATTTTGTATTGGATCGCACAGTTGCTTGGAGCTGTTGTCGCATGCTTGCTTCTAAAGTTCTCTACTGGTGGACTG GAAACATCGGCGTTCGCCCTATCGTCGGGAGTATCGGTATGGAACGCTCTCGTATTCGAAATCGTGATGACTTTCGGCCTAGTCTACACAGTTTATGCCACTGCAGTGGATCCAAAGAAAGGTGGGGTGAGGATCCCCTGCTGTGGAGAGAGAAACAGCACAGTGTAA
- the LOC140834044 gene encoding LOW QUALITY PROTEIN: ruvB-like protein 1 (The sequence of the model RefSeq protein was modified relative to this genomic sequence to represent the inferred CDS: deleted 2 bases in 2 codons), with the protein MKIEEVQSTSKTQRIATHTHIKGLGLEPNGKALPLAAGFVGQASAREAAGLVVDMIRQKKMAGRALLFAGPPGTGKTALALWISQELGSKVPFCPMVGSEVYSSEVKKTEVLMENFRRAIGLRIKENKEVYEGEVTELSPEETESTTGGYGKSISHVIIGLKTVKGTKQLKLDPTIYDALIKEKVAVGDVIYIEANSGAVKRVGRSDVFATEFDLEAEEYVPLPKGEVHKKKEIVQDVTLHDLDAANARPQGGQDILSLMGQMMKPRKTEITDKLRQEINKVVNRYIDEGVAELVPGVLFIDEVHMLDMECFSYLNRALESSLSPIVIFATNRGICNVRGTDMASPHGIPIDLLDRLVIIRTETYGPAEMIQILAIRAQVEELKIDEESLAYLGEIGQKASLRHAVQLLTPSSIIAKMNGRDNICKADLEEVNSLYLDAKSSAKLLQEHQDRYIS; encoded by the exons ATGAAAATAGAAGAAGTACAATCCACCTCCAAGACGCAGAGAATAGCCACTCATACTCACATTAAAGGCCTTGGACTTGAG CCTAATGGAAAAGCACTACCTTTGGCTGCTGGCTTTGTTGGTCAAGCATCTGCGAGGGAAGCTGCTGGCCTTGTTGTTGATATGATACGCCAAAAGAAAATGGCTGGGCGTGCATTATTATTTGCTGGTCCTCCTGGTACTGGAAAGACAGCTCTTGCTTTATGGATTTCACAGGAACTTGGTAGCAAG GTTCCATTTTGCCCAATGGTGGGTTCAGAAGTGTACTCATCTGAAGTAAAGAAGACAGAGGTTCTAATGGAGAATTTCCGAAGAGCTATTGGCCTCCGGATTAAAGAAAACAAAGAGGTCTACGAAGGAGAG GTGACAGAACTATCTCCAGAAGAAACTGAAAGTACAACAGGTGGATATGGTAAAAGTATAAGCCATGTTATTATTGGGTTGAAAACC GTGAAAGGAACCAAACAATTGAAGCTGGATCCTACAATATATGATGCCTTGATTAAGGAAAAG GTGGCGGTTGGTGATGTTATATACATTGAAGCAAATAGTGGAGCAGTTAAAAGGGTTGGCAGGAGTGATGTTTTTGCCACAGAATTTGATCTCGAGGCTGAAGAATATGTTCCACTTCCTAAAGGAGAGGTTCACAAGAAAAAAGAGATAGTCCAG GATGTTACGTTGCATGATCTAGATGCC GCAAATGCACGGCCTCAAGGAGGACAAGATATATTGTCCCTAATGGGTCAAATGATGAAGCCCAGGAAAACTGAAATCACTGACAAACTAAGGCAGGAAATAAATAAG GTTGTTAACCGGTACATAGATGAAGGTGTGGCAGAACTTGTTCCTGGTGTTTTATTCATCGATGAG GTGCATATGCTGGATATGGAATGTTTTTCGTATTTGAACCGTGCTTTAGAAAGTTCACTATCACCAATAGTGATTTTTGCTACAAATAGAGGAATTTGTAATGTCAG AGGCACTGACATGGCTAGTCCTCATGGCATTCCAATTGACTTATTAGACCGCTTGGTTATTATAAGAACAGAAACCTACGGTCCAGCTGAAATGATACAG ATACTAGCCATCCGAGCGCAGGTGGAGGAACTGAAAATAGATGAGGAAAGTCTGGCTTATCTTGGAGAAATTGGGCAAAAAGCATCCCTGAG ACACGCCGTGCAACTTCTAACGCCATCCAGCATAATCGCTAAAATGAACGGTCGCGATAATATTTGCAAG GCTGATCTTGAAGAGGTGAACAGTCTTTATCTGGACGCAAAATCGTCGGCGAAGCTTCTTCAAGAGCATCAGGATAGATACATATCGTAG
- the LOC140834046 gene encoding uncharacterized protein isoform X1, protein MVGSMQAAITTKFLQAKSLPLFFSSSLFGPSIGVRTLKTLTSLQRRGGNGEFRVKGMAWSLEKCDGNGMEIGELGVLRPATEDYAEEAIKAVKAGKVIAVPTDTIYGFACDACSMDAVHRIYEIKGRKYTSPLAICVGDVMDIQHFAVTDHLPHGLLNSLLPGPVTLVLRRGESSILEKSLNPGLESIGVRVPDYNFIRLIARGSRSALALTSANLSGQPSSLDIKDFENLWKHCAYIYDGGVIPSDRAGSTIVDLTEPGKYKILRPGSAEEVTIRILERHDLVANANAT, encoded by the exons ATGGTCGGTTCGATGCAAGCAGCCATTACCACAAAATTTCTTCAGGCAAAATCGTTACCCTTGTTCTTCTCAAGCTCCCTTTTCGGACCTTCCATAG GTGTGCGAACGTTGAAAACTTTGACCTCATTACAACGCAGGGGGGGCAATGGAGAGTTCCGTGTAAAAGGGATGGCTTGGAGTTTGGAGAAATGTGATGGCAATGGTATGGAGATTGGTGAATTGGGTGTGTTGCGTCCGGCGACGGAAGATTATGCGGAAGAGGCCATTAAAGCTGTGAAGGCTGGGAAAGTGATTGCTGTTCCGACTGATACCATTTATGGTTTTGCTTGTGATGCTTG CTCCATGGATGCAGTGCATCGGATTTATGAAATTAAAGGTCGTAAGTACACAAGTCCTTTGGCAATTTGTGTTGGTGATGTTATGGACATACAACACTTTGCTGTCACCGATCATTTGCCTCATGGGTTGCTTAACTCTCTTCTTCCTGGACCTGTAACACTGGTGTTAAGACGAG GGGAGTCGAGCATCCTTGAGAAATCATTAAACCCTGGTTTGGAAAGCATAGGTGTTCGAGTCCCTGACTACAACTTCATCAGATTAATTGCCCGTGGTTCCAGAAGTGCATTGGCCTTGACAAGTGCGAACCTTAGTGGGCAGCCTAGCAGTCTAGATATTAAGGACTTCGAGAATCTCTGGAAGCACTGTGCATACATCTACGATGGTGGTGTTATTCCATCTGATCGTGCTGGATCAACAATTGTAGATCTCACGGAGCCTGGAAAGTACAAGATTCTAAGGCCTGGAAG TGCAGAGGAAGTGACCATTAGAATACTTGAAAGGCACGATCTAGTAGCAAATGCCAACGCCACGTGA
- the LOC140834046 gene encoding uncharacterized protein isoform X3 gives MAWSLEKCDGNGMEIGELGVLRPATEDYAEEAIKAVKAGKVIAVPTDTIYGFACDACSMDAVHRIYEIKGRKYTSPLAICVGDVMDIQHFAVTDHLPHGLLNSLLPGPVTLVLRRGESSILEKSLNPGLESIGVRVPDYNFIRLIARGSRSALALTSANLSGQPSSLDIKDFENLWKHCAYIYDGGVIPSDRAGSTIVDLTEPGKYKILRPGSAEEVTIRILERHDLVANANAT, from the exons ATGGCTTGGAGTTTGGAGAAATGTGATGGCAATGGTATGGAGATTGGTGAATTGGGTGTGTTGCGTCCGGCGACGGAAGATTATGCGGAAGAGGCCATTAAAGCTGTGAAGGCTGGGAAAGTGATTGCTGTTCCGACTGATACCATTTATGGTTTTGCTTGTGATGCTTG CTCCATGGATGCAGTGCATCGGATTTATGAAATTAAAGGTCGTAAGTACACAAGTCCTTTGGCAATTTGTGTTGGTGATGTTATGGACATACAACACTTTGCTGTCACCGATCATTTGCCTCATGGGTTGCTTAACTCTCTTCTTCCTGGACCTGTAACACTGGTGTTAAGACGAG GGGAGTCGAGCATCCTTGAGAAATCATTAAACCCTGGTTTGGAAAGCATAGGTGTTCGAGTCCCTGACTACAACTTCATCAGATTAATTGCCCGTGGTTCCAGAAGTGCATTGGCCTTGACAAGTGCGAACCTTAGTGGGCAGCCTAGCAGTCTAGATATTAAGGACTTCGAGAATCTCTGGAAGCACTGTGCATACATCTACGATGGTGGTGTTATTCCATCTGATCGTGCTGGATCAACAATTGTAGATCTCACGGAGCCTGGAAAGTACAAGATTCTAAGGCCTGGAAG TGCAGAGGAAGTGACCATTAGAATACTTGAAAGGCACGATCTAGTAGCAAATGCCAACGCCACGTGA
- the LOC140834046 gene encoding uncharacterized protein isoform X2 encodes MVGSMQAAITTKFLQAKSLPLFFSSSLFGPSIGVRTLKTLTSLQRRGGNGEFRVKGMAWSLEKCDGNGMEIGELGVLRPATEDYAEEAIKAVKAGKVIAVPTDTIYGFACDACSMDAVHRIYEIKGRKYTSPLAICVGDVMDIQHFAVTDHLPHGLLNSLLPGPVTLVLRRGESSILEKSLNPGLESIGVRVPDYNFIRLIARGSRSALALTSANLSGQPSSLDIKDFENLWKHCAYIYDGGVIPSDRAGSTIVDLTEPGKYKILRPGRGSDH; translated from the exons ATGGTCGGTTCGATGCAAGCAGCCATTACCACAAAATTTCTTCAGGCAAAATCGTTACCCTTGTTCTTCTCAAGCTCCCTTTTCGGACCTTCCATAG GTGTGCGAACGTTGAAAACTTTGACCTCATTACAACGCAGGGGGGGCAATGGAGAGTTCCGTGTAAAAGGGATGGCTTGGAGTTTGGAGAAATGTGATGGCAATGGTATGGAGATTGGTGAATTGGGTGTGTTGCGTCCGGCGACGGAAGATTATGCGGAAGAGGCCATTAAAGCTGTGAAGGCTGGGAAAGTGATTGCTGTTCCGACTGATACCATTTATGGTTTTGCTTGTGATGCTTG CTCCATGGATGCAGTGCATCGGATTTATGAAATTAAAGGTCGTAAGTACACAAGTCCTTTGGCAATTTGTGTTGGTGATGTTATGGACATACAACACTTTGCTGTCACCGATCATTTGCCTCATGGGTTGCTTAACTCTCTTCTTCCTGGACCTGTAACACTGGTGTTAAGACGAG GGGAGTCGAGCATCCTTGAGAAATCATTAAACCCTGGTTTGGAAAGCATAGGTGTTCGAGTCCCTGACTACAACTTCATCAGATTAATTGCCCGTGGTTCCAGAAGTGCATTGGCCTTGACAAGTGCGAACCTTAGTGGGCAGCCTAGCAGTCTAGATATTAAGGACTTCGAGAATCTCTGGAAGCACTGTGCATACATCTACGATGGTGGTGTTATTCCATCTGATCGTGCTGGATCAACAATTGTAGATCTCACGGAGCCTGGAAAGTACAAGATTCTAAGGCCTGGAAG AGGAAGTGACCATTAG